GCGCAGCGACATCAAGGTGATCGCCGGCGGGGTCATCCCGGCACAGGATTATCAATATCTGCGCGACGCGGGCGTGCAGGGAATTTTCGGGCCGGGCACCAACCTGGTCAATGCGGCGGGCGAAGTGCTCAAGCTGCTCGGACACAATATGCCCCCGATAGAGGAAGCTGCGGAATGAGTGATTCGATCGATCTCCCCTCCCGCTTGCGGGAGGGGCCAGGGGTGGGCCCGCGCTCTCAGCCGGACGATTCGACGATGGCGGGAGCCCACCCCCCAACCCCCTCCCGCGAGCGGGAGGGGGAGCAGAGAACCGACTGGACCCGCGAAGAAATCGCCGCCTTGTTCGACCTGCCATTCACCGACCTTGTCCTGCGCGCCGCGCAGACTCACGCCGCGCATCACGCGACCGGCGAGGTGCAGCTCTGCACGCTCCTGTCGATCAAGACCGGCGGCTGTCCCGAGGACTGCGGTTATTGCAACCAGTCCGCCAGCGCCGAGACCGATCTCAAGGCGACCAAGCTGATGGACGTCCGTGCCGTGCTGCAATCGGCGGCGCAGGCGCGCGATGCCGGGTCGCAGCGTTTCTGCATGGGCGCCGCCTGGCGTAATCCCAAGGATCGCGACATGCCCGCGATCATCGAGATGGTGAAGGGCGTGCGGCAGATGGGGCTGGAGACCTGCATGACGCTGGGTATGCTCGAGCCGCATCAGGCGCAGCAACTGGCCGATGCGGGGCTCGATTACTACAACCACAATATCGACACCGCGCCGGAGAAATACGGCGACATCATCACCACGCGGACCTTTCAGGACCGGCTCGACACGTTGGAGAATGTGCGCGAGGCGGGGATCAACGTGTGCTGCGGCGGCATTGTCGGCATGGGTGAGACGCGGAGCGACCGGGTCGGCTTCATCCATGCGCTCGCCACACTGCCGCGCCATCCGGAAAGCGTGCCGGTCAATGCGCTGATCCCGATCAAGGGCACGGTGCTCGGCAACATGCTTGCCGACACGCCGCTCGCCAAGATCGACGATATCGAGTTCGTCCGGACCGTTGCAGTGGCGCGCATCACCATGCCGATGAGCATGGTGCGCTTGTCGGCCGGTCGCGAGAGCATGTCCGATGCGACCCAGGCGTTGTGCTTCATGGCCGGTGCCAATTCGATCTTCACCGGCGACAAGCTGCTCACCTCGGGCAATGCCGGCGACGATGCCGACGCCGCGCTGTTCGCCAAGCTCGGCTTGCGGCC
This portion of the Sphingomonas sp. So64.6b genome encodes:
- the bioB gene encoding biotin synthase BioB, translating into MAGAHPPTPSREREGEQRTDWTREEIAALFDLPFTDLVLRAAQTHAAHHATGEVQLCTLLSIKTGGCPEDCGYCNQSASAETDLKATKLMDVRAVLQSAAQARDAGSQRFCMGAAWRNPKDRDMPAIIEMVKGVRQMGLETCMTLGMLEPHQAQQLADAGLDYYNHNIDTAPEKYGDIITTRTFQDRLDTLENVREAGINVCCGGIVGMGETRSDRVGFIHALATLPRHPESVPVNALIPIKGTVLGNMLADTPLAKIDDIEFVRTVAVARITMPMSMVRLSAGRESMSDATQALCFMAGANSIFTGDKLLTSGNAGDDADAALFAKLGLRPMQGEEPMRQEKTCC